A section of the Vibrio vulnificus CMCP6 genome encodes:
- a CDS encoding outer membrane protein OmpK yields MRKSLLTLGLLAATSAPVMAADYSDGDIHKNDYKWMQFNLMAAIDELPGESSHDYLEMEFGGRSGIFDLYGYVDVFNLTSDKGSDKSGKDKIFMKFAPRMSLDAVTGKDLSFGPVQELYVATLMEWGGGGATNCTPDQSTCVPSETVNTQKIGLGSDVMVPWLGKIGLNLYGTYDSNMKDWNGFQISTNWFKPFYFFENGSFISYQGYIDYQFGMKDDNKALNTSNGGAMFNGIYWHSDRFAVGYGLKGYKDVYGLKDDGLAGKTSGFGHYVAVTYKF; encoded by the coding sequence ATGCGTAAATCACTATTAACTCTTGGTCTGTTAGCAGCAACTTCAGCACCAGTTATGGCCGCTGACTACTCAGATGGCGATATCCACAAAAACGATTACAAGTGGATGCAATTTAACCTAATGGCTGCAATTGACGAGCTACCAGGTGAATCTTCACATGATTACCTAGAGATGGAATTTGGTGGTCGCTCTGGTATTTTCGACCTATATGGCTACGTTGATGTGTTCAACCTGACATCAGACAAAGGCAGTGATAAGTCTGGTAAAGATAAAATCTTTATGAAGTTTGCACCTCGTATGTCTCTAGATGCGGTAACAGGCAAAGACCTTTCTTTCGGTCCAGTCCAAGAGCTTTATGTTGCAACTCTTATGGAATGGGGCGGCGGTGGTGCAACAAACTGTACACCAGACCAATCTACTTGTGTTCCAAGTGAAACAGTAAACACACAAAAGATCGGTCTTGGTTCTGATGTGATGGTTCCTTGGTTGGGCAAAATCGGCCTAAATCTATACGGAACTTACGATTCAAACATGAAAGATTGGAACGGTTTCCAAATCTCGACAAACTGGTTCAAGCCATTCTACTTCTTTGAAAACGGTTCTTTCATTTCTTACCAAGGTTACATTGACTACCAATTTGGTATGAAAGATGACAACAAAGCTCTAAACACCTCTAACGGTGGTGCTATGTTTAACGGTATCTACTGGCACTCAGATCGCTTTGCAGTAGGTTACGGTCTTAAAGGCTACAAAGACGTTTATGGCCTAAAAGATGACGGTCTAGCTGGCAAGACATCTGGCTTTGGTCACTACGTAGCAGTGACTTACAAGTTCTAA
- a CDS encoding DJ-1 family glyoxalase III, whose protein sequence is MNKKILVPIACGTEEMEAVTVIDMMARAGYDVTVASADFDGKLTLTASRGVILGAQCRLVDVADEQFDVIVLSGGVAGAETFRDSPILIEMLKQHMYEGKLVAAICAAPALVLQHHNLYPKAIMTCHPNFMSHIGEQNWRPKRVTYDVNHNLLTSQGPGTALEFAMEIIILLSGKQHARQVAEPMVTVPVLNYHKLGEE, encoded by the coding sequence ATGAATAAAAAAATCTTAGTGCCTATTGCTTGCGGTACCGAGGAAATGGAAGCGGTGACGGTCATCGATATGATGGCTCGTGCTGGCTACGACGTTACGGTAGCCAGTGCCGATTTTGATGGTAAGCTGACCCTAACAGCCTCTCGTGGCGTTATCCTCGGCGCACAATGTCGTTTGGTGGATGTGGCCGACGAACAGTTCGACGTCATTGTACTATCTGGTGGTGTCGCGGGGGCAGAAACCTTCCGCGATAGCCCAATTCTGATTGAGATGTTAAAACAGCATATGTATGAAGGGAAACTGGTCGCTGCCATTTGCGCCGCCCCTGCACTGGTTTTGCAACATCACAATCTCTACCCTAAAGCCATCATGACTTGCCATCCAAACTTTATGTCTCATATCGGCGAGCAAAACTGGCGTCCTAAGCGCGTTACTTACGATGTGAACCACAATCTCCTTACCAGCCAAGGGCCAGGCACCGCGCTGGAATTTGCCATGGAAATTATTATTTTACTTTCTGGCAAACAGCACGCGCGCCAAGTAGCAGAGCCTATGGTGACGGTACCGGTACTCAACTACCACAAACTGGGTGAAGAGTAA
- a CDS encoding LON peptidase substrate-binding domain-containing protein, with protein sequence MRELMLFPLSSTVLPDGKMKLRIFEPRYQRMVKQCCEQNISFGMCLVDSSSGASRLSSLGTEVKIIDFDSLSDGLLGITVLGLQRFTIKQVRVEEDGLRIASVEQLTQWPTIELKAPQKYIGDQLQLVHRQFPELGELYPESDYQDANWVARRWLEILPLSVKQFDHLAGTQNCDAAMRFLSEVVEKASGEGKAKLN encoded by the coding sequence ATGAGAGAGTTGATGCTTTTTCCGTTAAGTTCGACGGTTTTGCCGGATGGGAAAATGAAACTTCGTATTTTTGAACCTAGATACCAACGAATGGTGAAGCAGTGCTGTGAACAAAATATCAGCTTTGGCATGTGCTTGGTCGATAGTAGTAGTGGGGCAAGCCGGTTGTCGTCGCTTGGCACAGAAGTCAAAATTATTGATTTTGATTCATTGTCGGATGGATTGCTGGGGATTACGGTGTTGGGATTACAACGCTTCACCATCAAACAAGTCCGTGTTGAGGAAGATGGCCTGCGCATAGCTTCGGTGGAGCAACTGACACAGTGGCCAACCATTGAGCTCAAGGCCCCTCAGAAATACATTGGCGACCAGTTACAGCTGGTTCACCGTCAATTTCCAGAGCTTGGTGAGTTGTATCCTGAAAGTGACTACCAAGACGCCAATTGGGTGGCAAGGCGTTGGCTTGAGATATTACCGCTCTCAGTTAAACAATTTGACCATTTGGCAGGAACGCAAAACTGTGATGCGGCGATGCGCTTTTTGTCTGAGGTAGTCGAGAAGGCTTCAGGCGAGGGAAAGGCTAAACTGAATTAA
- a CDS encoding RNA polymerase sigma factor: MRTPVANSPSSMSKQDWAECMAKVKDKDKQAFAVVFQHFAPKLKQFAFKHVGNEQVAMEMVQETMTTVWHKAHLFDAEKSALSTWVYTIIRNLCFDLLRKQRGKDLHIHADDIWPSDYYPLDLVERYSPEQDMLKEQVMRFLDCLPKAQRDVLQAVYIEDLPHQQVAEMFDIPLGTVKSRLRLAVEKLRHTMQADKL; this comes from the coding sequence ATGCGGACTCCGGTAGCGAACAGCCCTAGCTCGATGTCTAAGCAAGACTGGGCCGAGTGCATGGCGAAAGTGAAAGACAAAGACAAGCAAGCATTTGCCGTCGTGTTTCAACACTTTGCGCCCAAGTTAAAACAGTTTGCGTTTAAACATGTTGGCAATGAGCAAGTTGCCATGGAAATGGTGCAGGAAACCATGACAACAGTGTGGCATAAAGCACATCTGTTTGACGCTGAGAAAAGTGCGCTGTCGACTTGGGTCTACACCATCATCCGTAATCTGTGCTTTGACTTACTTAGGAAGCAGCGCGGCAAGGATTTGCACATTCATGCAGACGATATTTGGCCGTCAGATTACTATCCTTTAGACCTTGTTGAACGCTATAGCCCAGAGCAAGACATGCTCAAAGAGCAGGTTATGCGTTTTTTGGATTGTTTACCCAAGGCCCAGCGAGATGTTCTGCAGGCTGTTTATATAGAAGACTTACCTCACCAGCAGGTTGCTGAGATGTTCGACATTCCTTTAGGTACCGTTAAATCACGATTGAGATTGGCAGTAGAAAAGCTTAGACACACAATGCAGGCGGATAAATTATGA
- the csdA gene encoding cysteine desulfurase CsdA produces the protein MFDVQAIRQQFPALAQQVNQNELVYLDSAATTQKPQCVIDAITQYYSSQNANVHRGSHSLTASATSQFEAARDCVAHFIGAQSSKEIIWTRGATEALNLIAQTYARSTLQVGDEILVSEMEHHANIVPWQMVAEQTGAKVVKIPMTADCQLDIESFKTLMNERVKIVAVAQTTNVTATRQPIESIIELAHQHGAIVVVDGAQGIVHEPVDMRTLDADFYVFSGHKLYAPAGIGVLYGKLALLEAMPPWHGGGKMVEKVSFEKTTFSALPGKFEAGTPNVAGAIALAKAIEWYQGFARDEVESHLHQLQSATYRALREMEDIRVIGYQNNASVITFVMDGVHHQDIATLLDQQGIAVRAGHHCAHPLMDALGVKGTVRVSFAIYNTMQDVEKLISALTTAISIL, from the coding sequence ATGTTTGACGTTCAAGCCATTCGCCAACAATTTCCCGCCTTGGCGCAACAAGTCAATCAAAACGAACTGGTTTATCTAGATAGTGCCGCGACAACACAAAAGCCGCAGTGTGTGATTGACGCAATCACCCAGTATTACAGCAGCCAAAATGCGAACGTTCACCGTGGCAGCCATAGCTTGACCGCCAGTGCGACCAGTCAATTTGAAGCCGCACGCGACTGCGTCGCTCATTTTATTGGCGCACAAAGCAGTAAAGAGATTATTTGGACACGTGGCGCAACCGAAGCGCTCAATTTGATTGCTCAAACTTACGCCCGAAGTACCCTTCAAGTTGGCGATGAAATTCTCGTCAGCGAAATGGAGCATCACGCCAATATTGTACCTTGGCAAATGGTAGCAGAGCAGACGGGCGCCAAAGTGGTCAAAATCCCCATGACCGCCGACTGTCAACTGGACATCGAATCGTTTAAAACATTGATGAATGAGCGAGTTAAGATTGTTGCGGTCGCTCAAACCACCAACGTCACGGCCACTCGTCAACCCATCGAGTCCATCATCGAGTTGGCCCATCAACACGGTGCCATTGTGGTGGTGGATGGCGCTCAAGGCATCGTTCACGAACCTGTCGACATGCGCACACTGGACGCCGATTTCTATGTGTTCTCCGGCCACAAGCTCTATGCGCCGGCAGGAATTGGCGTGCTTTACGGCAAACTGGCGCTGCTCGAAGCCATGCCGCCATGGCATGGAGGCGGTAAGATGGTGGAAAAAGTGTCGTTTGAGAAAACCACCTTTTCGGCTCTGCCAGGGAAATTCGAAGCTGGAACACCCAATGTCGCTGGTGCCATTGCGCTTGCTAAGGCAATAGAGTGGTATCAAGGCTTTGCTCGAGACGAAGTGGAATCTCACCTGCACCAATTGCAATCAGCAACATACCGTGCACTGCGCGAGATGGAGGATATCCGTGTGATCGGATATCAAAACAATGCATCGGTGATTACTTTTGTCATGGATGGCGTTCACCATCAAGACATTGCAACGCTGCTCGATCAGCAAGGTATCGCCGTGCGAGCAGGCCATCACTGTGCTCATCCGCTCATGGATGCGTTAGGTGTCAAAGGCACCGTCCGAGTCTCTTTCGCCATTTACAACACTATGCAAGACGTCGAGAAATTGATTTCAGCGTTAACAACGGCAATATCGATACTATAA
- a CDS encoding methyl-accepting chemotaxis protein, producing the protein MKNIKTKLLAVPAIFVLILLVLFLLQGTLFKNVRNALDDIVVEVNTLDKIKKISDLYAVNIVDSFNKRVVGMIDQKELLNNIEVALYQSSKIIDDIKSGNLDEKESLHIKEYEALTDKARLIIEKYSLDYDLYSDKNKMISDVYNVIEPLSNDLEKLINIQIKTVSVIDEREMENINSFEFVFLIVIISSAISVSILSYLLTSKELKNLPIIVSYIKSLSTGDFNKSISVKDKKSNNELDYIVDSIDNLYLSLCQIASKSGELSHELSGFQEDISKVIQDSMKNAEEEFRDIEQVAAAANELSSTASEVAQSAFNAENSTKSSLAVVENSSLILSKYASITEVITGSFKETSQIVNELRNHSEKISTVVDVINNISEQTNLLALNAAIEAARAGEQGRGFAVVADEVRSLAAKTQQSTVDIQAIISNLQTQSKNADDHMLKNAQMMDESREIAEELKVAFEDISQKVKEISDMNTIVATASEEQSSVTVEISQRIDGINSTVNSNLKNLARTGDINSNISDVTKELDRVLRFFKLSA; encoded by the coding sequence ATGAAAAATATAAAAACTAAACTGCTTGCTGTGCCTGCTATTTTTGTTTTAATTCTTTTAGTACTTTTTTTATTACAAGGAACTCTATTTAAAAATGTTAGAAATGCACTTGATGATATAGTCGTTGAGGTAAATACATTAGATAAAATAAAAAAAATATCAGACTTGTACGCTGTCAATATCGTCGACTCATTTAATAAAAGAGTGGTGGGGATGATTGATCAAAAAGAACTCCTAAATAATATTGAAGTGGCACTTTATCAATCTTCTAAAATTATAGATGATATAAAGTCTGGTAATTTAGATGAAAAAGAATCATTACATATTAAAGAATATGAGGCTCTAACGGATAAAGCAAGGTTGATTATAGAAAAGTATAGCTTAGATTATGATTTATACTCTGATAAGAATAAAATGATTAGTGATGTTTATAATGTAATAGAACCTCTATCTAATGATCTAGAGAAGTTAATAAATATTCAAATAAAAACTGTATCTGTTATTGATGAAAGAGAAATGGAAAACATAAACAGCTTTGAATTTGTTTTTCTGATTGTGATAATATCTAGTGCAATATCTGTGTCTATTTTGTCGTACTTACTTACATCGAAAGAATTGAAGAACTTACCTATTATTGTTAGTTATATAAAATCACTTTCTACTGGGGATTTTAATAAAAGCATATCTGTAAAAGATAAAAAATCAAACAATGAGTTGGATTACATTGTTGATTCAATAGATAATTTGTACTTGAGTCTTTGTCAAATCGCATCTAAGTCTGGGGAGTTGTCTCATGAATTAAGTGGATTTCAGGAAGATATATCTAAAGTGATTCAAGATAGTATGAAAAATGCGGAAGAAGAGTTCAGAGATATTGAACAAGTGGCTGCAGCAGCGAATGAATTATCAAGTACTGCCTCAGAAGTAGCACAGAGTGCTTTTAATGCAGAGAATTCTACTAAATCCAGTTTGGCCGTCGTAGAAAATAGCTCATTAATCTTATCTAAATATGCTTCTATCACTGAGGTGATCACCGGTTCATTTAAGGAAACAAGTCAAATAGTTAATGAACTGAGAAACCACTCTGAAAAAATTAGCACAGTGGTTGATGTTATAAATAATATATCTGAGCAGACAAATTTGTTGGCGTTAAATGCTGCAATTGAAGCAGCTAGGGCTGGAGAGCAAGGAAGGGGATTCGCTGTTGTTGCTGATGAAGTGCGTTCCTTAGCTGCAAAAACACAACAATCAACAGTGGATATTCAGGCAATTATATCTAATTTGCAAACACAATCTAAGAATGCAGATGATCATATGCTAAAAAATGCACAAATGATGGATGAATCAAGAGAAATTGCTGAAGAGTTAAAAGTTGCATTTGAAGATATTTCTCAAAAAGTTAAAGAAATATCGGATATGAATACAATTGTTGCAACTGCTTCAGAAGAGCAGTCTTCTGTTACAGTTGAAATTTCTCAGAGAATAGATGGCATTAATTCCACTGTTAACTCAAACCTAAAGAATCTCGCAAGAACAGGGGATATAAATAGTAATATTTCTGATGTTACTAAAGAGCTAGATAGAGTTTTAAGATTTTTTAAGTTGAGTGCTTAA
- a CDS encoding ChrR family anti-sigma-E factor has product MSTHPNNMLLQAYASGEIDAVSGLVVATHLEVCPDCRDLVAQFEGEQAQHFAAGKQDEMSALSLFDAMFDDIVQSDVKEDVREVYEPRYIEVKGKRFVLPQTLCRYADLMSEWRSYGGKVFSSQLDFGEEARVNLMYISEGVQIPQHTHKGLETTLVLHGSFSDEDGEYQQGDFMQRDASVKHSPKTKAGEDCLCLTVLTDPLIFTQGVARVFNLFGKGLYP; this is encoded by the coding sequence ATGAGTACACATCCTAACAACATGTTGCTACAGGCGTACGCAAGTGGAGAAATTGATGCTGTCTCTGGTCTAGTCGTTGCAACGCATCTAGAAGTTTGCCCTGATTGTCGAGATCTGGTTGCTCAATTTGAGGGGGAGCAAGCGCAACATTTTGCAGCTGGGAAGCAAGATGAAATGAGTGCGCTGTCGCTGTTTGATGCGATGTTTGATGACATCGTTCAAAGTGATGTGAAAGAAGATGTGCGAGAGGTCTACGAACCAAGATACATTGAGGTGAAGGGGAAGCGTTTTGTTCTTCCACAGACACTTTGCCGTTATGCAGACCTAATGTCGGAATGGCGCAGTTACGGTGGCAAGGTGTTCAGTTCACAATTGGATTTTGGTGAAGAGGCAAGAGTGAATCTGATGTACATCAGCGAAGGCGTACAGATCCCGCAACACACCCACAAAGGGTTGGAAACAACATTGGTGCTACATGGCAGCTTTAGTGATGAAGATGGTGAATATCAGCAGGGTGATTTCATGCAGCGTGACGCCAGTGTGAAGCACAGTCCTAAAACCAAAGCTGGGGAAGATTGCTTGTGCCTAACCGTGCTGACCGATCCACTGATTTTTACCCAAGGGGTGGCCAGAGTCTTTAATTTGTTTGGTAAAGGACTTTACCCTTAA
- a CDS encoding helix-turn-helix domain-containing protein, with the protein MSSELYTLEIKNKSKEKLIKYYSDYPSIFWVRKGEKVIYRDFTKDILPQSSVMVLPSNKSHFFKLTSSFGEHESLIVKFNYHPGFDLISNSEKSNYGNRDFIYVDDSILSTLEFLVRVKRTNGSVKTQKNAINAFYSELSDCGLLHKLFPHKSEKYSERLHRFFESDPQGKHYINDTCNSLGISRATLIRKLKLENTKYRDVLSSFRINKAIDMMKSGDFSLLDIAFSSGFQSYDTFKKHFSNKMDVTPLDYYKYIRNGENYHRGEKL; encoded by the coding sequence ATGAGCTCAGAACTATATACATTAGAAATAAAAAACAAATCTAAAGAAAAACTGATCAAGTACTATAGTGATTACCCAAGCATCTTTTGGGTTAGGAAAGGTGAAAAGGTAATCTATAGAGATTTTACAAAAGATATTTTACCTCAATCCAGTGTTATGGTTTTGCCATCAAATAAATCACATTTTTTTAAGTTAACTTCTTCGTTTGGTGAGCATGAATCTCTAATTGTTAAATTTAACTACCATCCTGGATTTGATTTGATTTCTAATAGTGAAAAATCAAATTATGGTAACCGAGATTTTATCTATGTTGATGATTCGATATTAAGTACTTTAGAGTTTCTTGTTAGAGTAAAACGGACTAATGGGAGTGTAAAAACACAAAAAAATGCCATTAATGCATTTTATAGCGAACTTTCAGATTGCGGTTTATTACATAAATTATTTCCTCATAAAAGCGAAAAGTATAGTGAACGTTTGCATCGTTTCTTTGAATCAGATCCTCAAGGTAAACACTATATTAATGATACTTGTAATTCATTAGGGATTAGTAGAGCAACATTAATAAGAAAGTTAAAGCTTGAGAATACGAAATATAGAGATGTATTGTCTTCATTTCGAATAAACAAAGCTATAGATATGATGAAAAGCGGTGACTTTAGTCTGTTGGATATTGCATTCTCATCTGGATTTCAGTCTTACGATACATTCAAGAAACACTTTTCAAATAAGATGGATGTTACACCTTTGGATTATTATAAGTACATAAGAAATGGTGAAAACTACCATAGAGGAGAAAAATTATGA
- the mltA gene encoding murein transglycosylase A, with protein sequence MIKAYFPLFASVLLFGCAQPTDRAQQYLDNEFSDVLNRVDVVSSDKPRDFTEFQRQSEAVISNSPSLANLYQPLYERLNEWVLQSGDPSELGAYGIETAQLGGGDKQGNVLFTGYFSPVMELRHQADERFKYPVYAKPDCSEDCPTRAQIYDGALGGLGLELGYAENMIDPFIMEVQGSGFVHFEDDDTLEYFAYAGKNNKAYVSIGRVLIERDQVAREKMSLKAIKDWVLANDEATVQELLEQNPSFVFFEPRAAAPVTGSAGIPLLPMASVAGDRTIFPMGTPILAEVPLLNADGTWSGAHQLRLLIVLDTGGAVKQNHLDLYHGMGPRAGTEAGHYKHFGRVWKLGLENSPTQAPWALPPEKLQ encoded by the coding sequence GTGATTAAAGCTTATTTTCCGCTCTTTGCATCGGTCTTGTTGTTTGGCTGTGCTCAGCCAACCGATCGTGCACAGCAGTATCTCGACAATGAATTCAGTGATGTGCTCAATCGAGTCGATGTAGTGAGCTCGGACAAACCTCGCGACTTCACCGAATTTCAACGTCAATCTGAAGCGGTGATCAGCAATTCACCTAGTCTGGCCAACTTGTATCAACCGCTTTATGAGCGTTTAAATGAGTGGGTACTGCAAAGTGGTGACCCGAGCGAGCTCGGTGCTTATGGTATTGAAACTGCCCAGTTAGGTGGGGGAGATAAGCAAGGTAACGTCCTTTTTACTGGCTATTTTTCACCGGTAATGGAGCTGCGTCATCAAGCCGATGAGCGTTTCAAATACCCAGTTTACGCGAAACCCGATTGCAGTGAAGATTGCCCGACACGAGCTCAGATCTACGATGGGGCACTCGGTGGTTTAGGGCTCGAACTGGGCTACGCAGAGAACATGATTGACCCGTTTATCATGGAAGTGCAGGGCAGTGGTTTTGTCCATTTTGAAGATGACGACACGCTGGAATACTTCGCTTATGCGGGAAAAAATAACAAAGCCTATGTGAGCATTGGCCGCGTGTTGATTGAACGTGATCAAGTCGCAAGAGAGAAGATGTCGTTGAAAGCGATCAAAGACTGGGTGCTTGCAAACGATGAGGCCACCGTTCAAGAGCTGCTCGAACAAAATCCCTCTTTTGTTTTCTTTGAGCCGAGAGCGGCGGCGCCTGTGACAGGTTCTGCAGGTATCCCGCTATTACCTATGGCCTCTGTGGCGGGCGATCGCACAATTTTCCCAATGGGGACACCGATCTTGGCGGAAGTGCCTTTGCTGAATGCGGACGGTACTTGGAGTGGTGCGCATCAACTGCGTTTGTTGATCGTGCTCGATACCGGTGGCGCGGTAAAACAGAATCATCTCGACCTCTACCACGGAATGGGCCCACGAGCGGGCACCGAAGCGGGCCATTACAAACACTTTGGCCGCGTGTGGAAATTGGGCTTGGAAAACTCTCCAACGCAAGCGCCTTGGGCTTTGCCACCAGAAAAGCTACAATAG
- the tcdA gene encoding tRNA cyclic N6-threonylcarbamoyladenosine(37) synthase TcdA: protein MRELDTPASDSYNQRFGGTRRLYGNSEVEILRAAHVCVIGIGGVGSWAVEALARTGIGELTLIDMDDVCVTNINRQIHAMTGTVGQSKIEVMAERVKLINPECKVNLIDDFITPDNQHEYLSKEFDYVLDAIDSVKAKASLLAYCRSNKIKVITVGGAGGQVDPTQIQVTDLTKTIQDPLAKKIKDTLRRHHNFPKNPARKFGIDCVFSTEQLKYPQADGSVCNVKSTAEGPKRMDCASGFGAATVVTATFGFVAVARIVEKLIQKHKN from the coding sequence ATGCGCGAACTTGATACTCCTGCTTCTGATAGCTACAACCAACGTTTTGGTGGTACGCGCCGTCTATACGGCAACAGCGAAGTCGAGATTCTTCGTGCAGCCCATGTCTGTGTGATTGGTATTGGAGGTGTTGGCTCTTGGGCGGTAGAAGCCCTTGCCCGCACAGGTATCGGCGAACTGACGCTCATCGATATGGATGACGTGTGTGTGACCAATATTAACCGTCAAATTCATGCGATGACGGGAACAGTCGGCCAAAGCAAGATTGAAGTGATGGCAGAGCGCGTCAAACTCATTAATCCTGAGTGTAAAGTGAATCTGATTGACGATTTCATCACACCTGACAATCAACACGAATACCTCAGCAAAGAGTTTGATTATGTACTAGATGCTATTGACAGCGTCAAAGCGAAAGCTTCTTTGCTGGCTTATTGTCGCAGTAACAAAATCAAAGTGATTACCGTTGGTGGTGCAGGGGGCCAAGTGGACCCGACACAAATCCAAGTGACGGATTTGACCAAAACAATCCAAGATCCACTGGCGAAGAAGATCAAGGATACCTTGCGTCGCCATCATAACTTTCCAAAAAATCCCGCACGAAAGTTTGGCATTGACTGTGTCTTTTCCACTGAGCAGCTAAAATACCCGCAAGCGGATGGTTCCGTTTGTAACGTAAAATCAACGGCAGAAGGTCCAAAACGCATGGATTGTGCCAGCGGTTTTGGTGCCGCGACGGTAGTGACCGCGACCTTTGGTTTTGTCGCGGTGGCGCGTATCGTTGAAAAGCTGATCCAAAAGCATAAAAACTAA
- the panE gene encoding 2-dehydropantoate 2-reductase — translation MNILILGPGAVGSLWATKLKLAGHNVALWGRGDASEQPLQLDDSSAMTFKHRHLPSLQSADLILVTVKAWQVMAAIEPLLPHIHSDTIILLMHNGMGTASQVEEQLTHNPIVVATTTHGAYKPHSQQVLHTGQGITQLGGFNTQGAQCEFLQVVLDHALPSVTWNPNIQQALWTKLAINCAINPLTAIHQCKNGELADERFHQRLERITQELVDVMVKEGIEVTFDTLQQTIMNVIHATAENYSSMRQDVFHQRRTEIDYITGYLLQAAHKHQIDAAENAKLYQHIKQIEQSWTEQ, via the coding sequence GTGAATATCCTCATTTTAGGCCCGGGAGCTGTTGGCTCACTTTGGGCGACAAAACTCAAACTCGCAGGGCACAATGTCGCATTGTGGGGAAGAGGCGATGCATCTGAGCAACCCTTGCAACTAGATGATTCATCAGCCATGACGTTTAAACATCGTCACCTACCCTCTTTGCAAAGTGCTGACCTCATTTTGGTCACAGTGAAAGCATGGCAGGTGATGGCGGCGATTGAGCCTTTATTGCCACACATCCACTCAGATACCATCATCCTGCTGATGCACAACGGCATGGGAACCGCATCTCAGGTTGAAGAACAGCTCACGCACAACCCAATCGTTGTCGCAACCACCACACATGGCGCGTATAAGCCTCATTCGCAGCAGGTCTTGCACACTGGGCAAGGCATCACACAGTTGGGGGGCTTTAATACACAAGGTGCACAATGCGAGTTCCTTCAAGTGGTGCTCGATCACGCCTTACCGTCTGTCACATGGAATCCCAATATCCAACAGGCGCTTTGGACCAAACTGGCCATCAACTGCGCAATCAACCCATTAACAGCAATTCATCAATGTAAAAATGGCGAGTTGGCCGATGAGAGATTTCATCAACGGCTTGAGCGCATCACTCAAGAGTTGGTTGACGTTATGGTCAAAGAAGGGATCGAGGTTACTTTCGATACCTTGCAGCAAACGATCATGAACGTGATTCATGCAACAGCGGAAAACTACTCCTCGATGCGACAAGATGTTTTCCATCAACGCCGCACTGAAATCGACTATATCACTGGATATTTGTTGCAAGCAGCGCATAAACACCAGATTGATGCAGCGGAAAACGCTAAACTTTATCAACACATCAAACAGATTGAACAAAGCTGGACAGAACAATGA
- the csdE gene encoding cysteine desulfurase sulfur acceptor subunit CsdE: protein MSNLPASPFGNEITSADIVATMQQFKGWEDRYRQVIQWGKKLPVMPDELKSEQVMVAGCESQVWLVAEQDDGMWTFCADSDARIVRGLIALVLAAYNGKTAEQIQAFDIEAYFEQLGLIAHLSPSRGNGLKAIVEQIKNIAS from the coding sequence ATGTCGAATTTGCCAGCCTCGCCATTTGGTAACGAGATTACCAGTGCGGACATCGTCGCAACCATGCAGCAATTCAAAGGTTGGGAAGACCGCTATCGCCAGGTGATTCAATGGGGTAAAAAATTGCCAGTGATGCCTGATGAATTGAAATCTGAGCAGGTTATGGTTGCAGGTTGCGAAAGCCAAGTTTGGTTAGTGGCAGAACAAGACGACGGAATGTGGACATTTTGTGCCGACTCAGACGCGAGAATCGTTCGTGGTTTAATTGCTTTAGTCTTAGCTGCCTACAACGGTAAAACGGCAGAGCAGATCCAAGCCTTTGATATTGAAGCCTACTTTGAGCAGTTAGGCTTAATTGCCCACTTGAGTCCGTCACGCGGCAATGGCCTTAAAGCGATTGTTGAGCAGATTAAAAATATCGCGAGCTAG